The bacterium DNA segment GAGCCCTGGATGACCGTCTCGCCGCCGTCCCCGCCCATCGGCTCATCGGGATAGTAGGGGTACTCCTCGGGGTAGTAGTCGCCCGTCTCCAGGACCTGCTCCTTCTTGCCGGCGTCCATCCCGTCGGAGAGGGCCAGCATGGGGAACAGGAGCACCAGGGCCAGGCCGGCGATCCATAAGAGATACACACGTCTCATCGCGCACCGCCTTTTCGAGGGTCCTCGAAGCGTCGGAAGGACATTGGTATGCTACTACAAAACGGATGTAAAAGTTCCCCCGGACGTCGTCGTGCCCGGCGGCTTTTAATCGGGGCCCGTTCTGTGCTATAGTGGTGGGCGCGCCGCCCCCGGGCTAAACCCGTTAATCCGGACTCCTACATACGACTCTTCGGCCTCGGGACGGACGTGGCGCCCGTAGCTCAGAGGATAGAGCAGCGGTCTTCTAAACCGCTGGTCGGTGGTTCGATTCCACCCGGGCGCGCCATCACGGCGGGCGGCTTTTTATCGGTCCTCCGCTCGGGGGACCGGGCGGTCCCGCCGGAAGTCCATGGAGGAGGTCGGTCGGGGAGCGCGGACCCGAGCGTCCGGCTTCCCAGGAGCGTGCGCCAGTAGCTCAGTGGATAGAGCGGCGGTCTCCGGAACCGTAGGTCGGAGGTTCGATCCCTCTCTGGCGCGCCACCCCCGCCGACCCCCCCCGAATACCCGAGGCATCGCCATGCTCCTCGCCATCCGCATCGGCATCATCGCCTTCATGGGCGGTGTCGCCAGCTTCCTCACCCAGAGCCTTTTTCCCGAGACGGAGTTCGCCTACCTGATCGGCGCCGCGGTGGGCGTCGGGGTGGCGGGAATTTTCGTCGCCCTGGAAATCTGGCTCTCGAAGCGGACCAACCGCCAGGTCATCGCCGGGGCCATCGGCCTCCTCATCGGCCTCGTCGCGGCGGCCATCGTCTCCAACATCGCCATCGTCTCGGAGTACCCCGCCGTCCGCTACACCCTCTCCCTGGTGATCATGGTGCTCTTCGCCTATCTGGGCGCGACGCTGGCCATCCGCAAGCTGCCGCCGGCCTGGTTCCGGAGGGCGGACCTCCCCGAGGGAGGGGGCGTGCTGGAGTGGAAAATCCTCGACACCAGCGTGATAATAGACGGGCGCGTCGCCGACATCTGCGCCGCCGGGTTCCTGGAGGGCGTCCTGCTGGTGCCCAAGTTCGTTCTGAAGGAGCTCCAGCTCATCAGCGACTCCTCGGACTCCCTCAGGCGCAACCGCGGCCGCCGGGGGCTGGACATCCTCAACGACATGCAGAAGAAGCTCGGCGACCGCGTCCAGATAGAGAGCACCGACTTCCCCGAGCTCGCCGAGGTTGACTCCAAGCTGGTGAAGCTCGCCATGACCAAGGGCGCCAAGATACTCACCAACGACTTCAACCTGAACAAGGTGGCCGAGCTCCAGGGGATCGAGGTGTTGAACATCAACGATCTGGCCAACGCCCTGAAGCCGGTGTACCTGACCGGGGAGCGGATGACGGTGAAGCTCATGAAGGAGGGGACCGAGCCGGGGCAGGCGGTGGGGTACCTCCAGGACGGCACCATGGTGGTGGTGGACCGGGGCAAGGAACAGATCGGCCGGGAGGTCGAGGTGACGGTCACGAGCCACCTGCAGACCTCGGCGGGCCGTATGATCTTCGCCCGGATGAGCCAGGATTGATCCCTCTCGACGGGAGAGCGGGAATGACCTCGATGGGCTCGCGGCGGAGGGACCTCTTCGATGAACTGGCCGAGGAGTGGGACGGCGCCACCTCTCACGACCCCGTAAAGCTGGAGTACATCGCCGGTCTTCTGGCCCTCGAAGCCGGTCAACACGTCTTGGACGCGGGGTGCGGCACCGGCGTCATGATCCCCCATCTGCGTCGGCACCTGGGCGGGTCCGGCATCATAACGGCTCTGGACTTCTCCGGGCGGATGCTCGCGGTGGCGGAGGCGAAGTATCCCCCGGCGGATAACCCGGATGTAAGGTTCGTCGTCCGGGACGTCAACGGGATGGCATCGGACCGCGAGTTCGACGCGATTCTCTGCTATTCATGCTTCCCCCACTTCCCCGACCAGCCGGCCGCCGTGAAGACCCTGGCCGCCGCGTTGAAAGAGGGGGGCAGGCTGGTAATCGCCCATTCCCAATCCCGCCGCGCCATCAACGACCTCCACCGGGAGGCCGGCGGAATATTACGGGGGGA contains these protein-coding regions:
- a CDS encoding PIN domain-containing protein; this encodes MLLAIRIGIIAFMGGVASFLTQSLFPETEFAYLIGAAVGVGVAGIFVALEIWLSKRTNRQVIAGAIGLLIGLVAAAIVSNIAIVSEYPAVRYTLSLVIMVLFAYLGATLAIRKLPPAWFRRADLPEGGGVLEWKILDTSVIIDGRVADICAAGFLEGVLLVPKFVLKELQLISDSSDSLRRNRGRRGLDILNDMQKKLGDRVQIESTDFPELAEVDSKLVKLAMTKGAKILTNDFNLNKVAELQGIEVLNINDLANALKPVYLTGERMTVKLMKEGTEPGQAVGYLQDGTMVVVDRGKEQIGREVEVTVTSHLQTSAGRMIFARMSQD
- a CDS encoding methyltransferase domain-containing protein translates to MTSMGSRRRDLFDELAEEWDGATSHDPVKLEYIAGLLALEAGQHVLDAGCGTGVMIPHLRRHLGGSGIITALDFSGRMLAVAEAKYPPADNPDVRFVVRDVNGMASDREFDAILCYSCFPHFPDQPAAVKTLAAALKEGGRLVIAHSQSRRAINDLHREAGGILRGDYLPTVAEITGMMGSAGLRVTGSVDDEGLFAVRAERPSA